The proteins below are encoded in one region of Pongo pygmaeus isolate AG05252 chromosome 20, NHGRI_mPonPyg2-v2.0_pri, whole genome shotgun sequence:
- the SH3GL1 gene encoding endophilin-A2 isoform X1 produces the protein MSVAGLKKQFYKASQLVSEKVGGAEGTKLDDDFKEMEKKVDVTSKAVAEVLARTIEYLQPNPASRAKLTMLNTVSKIRGQVKNPGYPQSEGLLGECMIRHGKELGGESNFGDALLDAGESMKRLAEVKDSLDIEVKQNFIDPLQNLCEKDLKEIQHHLKKLEGRRLDFDYKKKRQGKIPDEELRQALEKFEESKEVAETSMHNLLETDIEQVSQLSALVDAQLDYHRQAVQILDELAEKLKRRMREASSRPKREYKPKPREPFDLGEPEQSNGGFPCTTAPKIAASSSFRSSDKPIRTPSRSMPPLDQPSCKALYDFEPENDGELGFREGDVITLTNQIDENWYEGMLDGQSGFFPLSYVEVLVPLPQ, from the exons CTGGTCAGTGAGAAGGTCGGAGGGGCCGAGGGGACCAAGCTGGATGATGACTTCAAAGAGATGGAGAAG AAGGTGGATGTCACCAGCAAGGCGGTGGCAGAAGTGCTGGCCAGGACCATCGAGTACCTGCAGCCCAACCCAG CCTCGCGGGCTAAGCTGACCATGCTCAACACGGTGTCCAAGATCCGGGGCCAGGTGAAGAACCCCGGCTACCCGCAGTCGGAGGGGCTCCTGGGCGAGTGCATGATCCGCCACGGGAAGGAGCTGGGCGGCGAGTCCAACTTTG GCGACGCATTGCTGGATGCCGGCGAGTCCATGAAGCGCCTGGCAGAGGTGAAGGACTCCCTGGACATAGAGGTCAAGCAGAACTTCATTGACCCCCTCCAGAACCTATGCGAGAAAGACCTGAAGGAGATCCAG CACCACCTGAAGAAACTGGAGGGCCGCCGCCTGGACTTTGACTACAAGAAGAAGCGGCAGGGCAAGATCCCCGATGAGGAGCTACGCCAGGCGCTGGAGAAGTTCGAGGAGTCCAAGGAGGTGGCAGAAACCAGCATGCACAACCTCCTGGAGACGGAC ATCGAGCAGGTGAGTCAGCTCTCGGCCCTGGTAGACGCACAGCTGGACTACCACCGGCAGGCCGTGCAGATCCTGGACGAGCTGGCCGAGAAGCTCAAGCGCAG GATGCGGGAAGCTTCCTCACGCCCTAAGCGGGAGTATAAGCCCAAGCCCCGGGAGCCCTTTGACCTTGGAGAGCCTGAGCAGTCCAACGGGGGCTTCCCCTGCACCACAGCCCCCAAGATTGCAG CTTCATCATCTTTCCGATCTTCCGACAAGCCCATCCGGACCCCTAGCCGGAGCATGC CACCCCTGGACCAGCCGAGCTGCAAGGCGCTGTATGACTTCGAGCCCGAGAACGACGGGGAGCTGGGCTTCCGTGAGGGCGACGTCATCACGCTGACGAACCAGATCGACGAGAACTGGTACGAGGGCATGCTGGACGGCCAGTCAGGCTTCTTCCCGCTCAGCTACGTGGAGGTGCTTGTGCCCCTGCCGCAGTGA
- the SH3GL1 gene encoding endophilin-A2 isoform X2, with protein MASGQQGHGLVSEKVGGAEGTKLDDDFKEMEKKVDVTSKAVAEVLARTIEYLQPNPASRAKLTMLNTVSKIRGQVKNPGYPQSEGLLGECMIRHGKELGGESNFGDALLDAGESMKRLAEVKDSLDIEVKQNFIDPLQNLCEKDLKEIQHHLKKLEGRRLDFDYKKKRQGKIPDEELRQALEKFEESKEVAETSMHNLLETDIEQVSQLSALVDAQLDYHRQAVQILDELAEKLKRRMREASSRPKREYKPKPREPFDLGEPEQSNGGFPCTTAPKIAASSSFRSSDKPIRTPSRSMPPLDQPSCKALYDFEPENDGELGFREGDVITLTNQIDENWYEGMLDGQSGFFPLSYVEVLVPLPQ; from the exons CTGGTCAGTGAGAAGGTCGGAGGGGCCGAGGGGACCAAGCTGGATGATGACTTCAAAGAGATGGAGAAG AAGGTGGATGTCACCAGCAAGGCGGTGGCAGAAGTGCTGGCCAGGACCATCGAGTACCTGCAGCCCAACCCAG CCTCGCGGGCTAAGCTGACCATGCTCAACACGGTGTCCAAGATCCGGGGCCAGGTGAAGAACCCCGGCTACCCGCAGTCGGAGGGGCTCCTGGGCGAGTGCATGATCCGCCACGGGAAGGAGCTGGGCGGCGAGTCCAACTTTG GCGACGCATTGCTGGATGCCGGCGAGTCCATGAAGCGCCTGGCAGAGGTGAAGGACTCCCTGGACATAGAGGTCAAGCAGAACTTCATTGACCCCCTCCAGAACCTATGCGAGAAAGACCTGAAGGAGATCCAG CACCACCTGAAGAAACTGGAGGGCCGCCGCCTGGACTTTGACTACAAGAAGAAGCGGCAGGGCAAGATCCCCGATGAGGAGCTACGCCAGGCGCTGGAGAAGTTCGAGGAGTCCAAGGAGGTGGCAGAAACCAGCATGCACAACCTCCTGGAGACGGAC ATCGAGCAGGTGAGTCAGCTCTCGGCCCTGGTAGACGCACAGCTGGACTACCACCGGCAGGCCGTGCAGATCCTGGACGAGCTGGCCGAGAAGCTCAAGCGCAG GATGCGGGAAGCTTCCTCACGCCCTAAGCGGGAGTATAAGCCCAAGCCCCGGGAGCCCTTTGACCTTGGAGAGCCTGAGCAGTCCAACGGGGGCTTCCCCTGCACCACAGCCCCCAAGATTGCAG CTTCATCATCTTTCCGATCTTCCGACAAGCCCATCCGGACCCCTAGCCGGAGCATGC CACCCCTGGACCAGCCGAGCTGCAAGGCGCTGTATGACTTCGAGCCCGAGAACGACGGGGAGCTGGGCTTCCGTGAGGGCGACGTCATCACGCTGACGAACCAGATCGACGAGAACTGGTACGAGGGCATGCTGGACGGCCAGTCAGGCTTCTTCCCGCTCAGCTACGTGGAGGTGCTTGTGCCCCTGCCGCAGTGA